One Pseudodesulfovibrio cashew DNA window includes the following coding sequences:
- a CDS encoding enoyl-ACP reductase FabI, translating into MLLEGKKALIFGVVNDRSIAYGIARQFKEHGARLAFSYAADPIRRRLEPISEELGGELLFKCDVTSDEEIRSGAEIVKEAWGDVDILVHSIAYANREDLKGRFIDTSRQGYAVALDVSSYSLVALCRAYEQLLNPGSSVLTLSYYGAGRVVANYNAMGVAKAALEACVRYLSVDLGERGVRINALSAGPVKTMAAKGISGFSTILGRIEEKAPLHRNITIDDVGKSALYLASDLSSGTTGEVLFVDSGYNIMGV; encoded by the coding sequence ATGCTTCTCGAAGGCAAAAAAGCGCTCATTTTCGGCGTGGTCAACGACCGCTCCATCGCCTACGGCATCGCCCGCCAGTTCAAGGAACACGGGGCTCGCTTGGCCTTCAGCTACGCGGCCGACCCCATCCGCCGCAGGCTTGAACCCATCAGCGAGGAGCTGGGCGGCGAACTGCTCTTCAAGTGCGACGTGACCAGCGACGAGGAAATCCGGTCCGGGGCCGAAATCGTCAAGGAAGCCTGGGGCGATGTGGACATCCTTGTCCACTCCATCGCCTACGCCAACAGGGAAGACCTCAAGGGCCGTTTCATCGACACCAGCCGCCAGGGGTATGCCGTGGCCCTGGACGTGTCGTCCTATTCCCTGGTGGCCCTGTGCCGCGCCTACGAGCAGCTCCTCAATCCCGGCAGCTCCGTGCTCACCCTCTCCTACTACGGCGCGGGCAGGGTCGTGGCCAACTACAACGCCATGGGCGTGGCCAAGGCCGCCCTGGAGGCCTGTGTGCGCTACCTCTCCGTGGATCTCGGCGAGCGCGGGGTGCGCATCAACGCCCTGTCAGCCGGGCCGGTCAAGACCATGGCCGCCAAGGGCATCTCCGGGTTCTCCACCATCCTCGGCCGCATCGAGGAGAAGGCCCCCCTGCACCGCAACATCACCATCGACGACGTGGGCAAGTCCGCGCTCTATCTCGCCTCGGACCTCTCCTCCGGCACCACCGGGGAAGTGTTGTTCGTGGATTCGGGCTACAACATCATGGGCGTGTAA
- a CDS encoding glycosyltransferase family 4 protein, giving the protein MVLKGYPRISETFISNEIRLLEEMGFNIHIYSMRAPRESFSHDSIKAIKAKVTYLPSSMIWGLPALLWHNLRLFCRMPRRYMECVKLMKSRFKLAPKKHTWLKHLLQGGYIVQKSVHDDGVDLGHLHGHFAHTPTTVTMYAALLADVPFSFTAHAKDIYTQDPRRFQDKIDLARFVVTCTRYNERYLSEVSPGGKPIHCVYHGINLDLFSPNGRPTSAKQPYHILTVARFVEKKGIDTVLRALAKLRAEGLEFRYTLVGEGKAKFNRKVRKLIDELGLADVTTLPGTITHDEVIKLLGEADCFTLGCREASDGDRDGIPNVVAEAMATGVPVAATDVSGVPELVDHEETGMLCPSDDPDALAAILKRILTDQSLRAEIIPAARDKVHEVFNNKKLIRDLGEIYRSHGVPCGK; this is encoded by the coding sequence ATGGTGCTCAAGGGGTACCCCCGTATTTCCGAGACATTTATTTCCAACGAAATCAGGTTGCTGGAAGAGATGGGTTTCAACATCCACATCTATTCCATGCGCGCCCCGCGCGAGTCCTTTTCCCATGACTCGATCAAGGCGATCAAGGCCAAGGTGACCTACCTGCCCTCGTCCATGATCTGGGGGCTGCCCGCTCTGTTGTGGCACAACCTGCGACTGTTCTGCCGCATGCCGCGCCGGTACATGGAGTGCGTGAAGCTGATGAAATCCCGCTTCAAGCTCGCGCCCAAGAAGCACACCTGGCTCAAGCACCTGCTCCAGGGCGGCTACATCGTCCAGAAGTCGGTGCACGACGACGGCGTGGACCTCGGGCACCTGCACGGCCACTTCGCGCATACGCCTACCACGGTGACCATGTACGCGGCACTGCTGGCGGACGTGCCGTTCTCGTTCACGGCCCACGCCAAGGACATCTACACCCAGGACCCGCGCCGTTTTCAGGACAAGATCGACCTGGCCCGGTTTGTGGTCACCTGCACCCGCTACAACGAACGGTATCTCTCCGAGGTGTCGCCGGGCGGCAAGCCCATCCACTGCGTCTACCACGGCATCAATCTCGATCTTTTTTCGCCCAACGGCAGGCCGACCTCGGCCAAGCAGCCCTACCACATCCTGACCGTAGCCCGGTTTGTGGAGAAAAAGGGCATCGACACGGTGCTGCGCGCACTGGCCAAGCTGCGGGCCGAGGGGCTGGAGTTCCGCTATACCCTGGTGGGCGAGGGCAAGGCCAAGTTCAACCGCAAGGTCCGCAAGCTCATCGACGAGCTGGGCCTTGCCGACGTGACCACCCTGCCGGGCACCATCACCCACGACGAGGTCATCAAGCTGCTGGGCGAGGCGGACTGCTTCACCCTGGGCTGCCGCGAGGCCAGCGACGGCGACCGCGACGGCATCCCCAACGTGGTGGCCGAAGCCATGGCCACCGGCGTGCCGGTGGCCGCCACCGACGTGTCCGGCGTGCCGGAGCTGGTGGACCACGAAGAGACCGGCATGCTCTGCCCGTCGGACGACCCGGACGCGCTGGCCGCCATCCTCAAGCGGATTCTCACCGACCAGTCGCTTCGCGCCGAGATCATCCCCGCCGCCCGCGACAAGGTGCACGAGGTCTTCAACAACAAGAAGCTCATCCGCGATCTGGGCGAAATCTACCGCTCACACGGCGTGCCCTGCGGAAAGTAA
- a CDS encoding glycosyltransferase family protein, producing the protein MEPKSYNILMYSHDTYGLGHIRRTMAIARNLVRPGVNILIVTGSPIAGRYSMPSGVDFVRMPGMIKKTNTIYVPHSIKVDPKIAIAIRKNIIASTARAFKPDLFIVDKVPSGLKNEVLPTLKWIRKKLPCTRVVLGLRDILDDAESTRADWKKKKFPEILRDFYSEIWVYGERGFYDPIKEYDFPDDIAAKTVFTGYIPRRVPTQRKGVRRHKRVVVTIGGGGDGYTVLDNYLKMLESNGTVDFKTLMVTGPFLDPDRLDELADRARALKVQIKPFVRNLEKRMAAADLVVTMGGYNTLCEILSLRKPALVIPRDNPRQEQLLRATVFKERGLCDFIKWGDVTPELLREKVTGLLNDPGLCCTSLDNFCMTGLDVMSERLAHFRENCRD; encoded by the coding sequence ATGGAACCGAAATCCTACAACATCCTGATGTACTCCCACGACACCTACGGTCTGGGACACATCCGCCGGACCATGGCCATCGCCCGCAACCTGGTGCGGCCGGGAGTGAACATCCTCATCGTTACCGGCTCGCCCATCGCGGGGCGTTACTCCATGCCCAGCGGCGTGGACTTCGTGCGCATGCCCGGCATGATCAAGAAGACGAACACCATTTACGTCCCGCACTCCATCAAGGTCGATCCCAAGATCGCCATCGCAATCCGCAAGAACATCATCGCCAGCACGGCCAGGGCCTTCAAGCCGGACCTGTTCATCGTGGATAAAGTGCCTTCGGGCCTGAAGAACGAGGTTCTGCCCACCCTGAAGTGGATCAGGAAGAAGCTCCCCTGCACGCGGGTGGTGCTGGGGCTCAGGGATATTCTCGATGACGCCGAGTCCACGCGCGCCGACTGGAAGAAAAAGAAATTTCCCGAAATCCTGCGCGACTTCTATTCCGAAATATGGGTCTATGGAGAGCGCGGATTCTACGATCCCATCAAGGAATACGATTTCCCGGACGACATCGCGGCAAAGACGGTCTTCACCGGCTACATCCCGCGCCGGGTCCCCACGCAACGCAAGGGCGTCCGCCGCCACAAGCGCGTGGTGGTCACCATCGGCGGCGGTGGAGACGGCTACACCGTTCTGGACAACTACCTGAAGATGCTGGAGTCCAACGGCACAGTGGATTTCAAGACCCTGATGGTCACCGGTCCCTTTCTCGACCCGGACCGCCTGGACGAGCTGGCCGATCGGGCCCGGGCTCTCAAGGTCCAGATCAAGCCTTTTGTCCGCAACCTGGAAAAGCGCATGGCCGCTGCCGACCTGGTCGTGACCATGGGCGGCTACAACACCCTGTGCGAGATTCTTTCCCTGCGCAAACCGGCCCTGGTCATTCCGCGCGACAACCCCCGCCAGGAGCAGTTGCTCCGGGCCACGGTCTTCAAGGAGCGCGGCCTGTGCGACTTCATCAAGTGGGGGGACGTCACCCCGGAGCTGCTCCGGGAAAAGGTGACCGGCCTGCTGAACGACCCCGGCCTCTGCTGCACCAGTCTTGACAATTTCTGTATGACCGGCCTCGACGTCATGAGCGAGCGCCTGGCCCATTTCCGAGAGAACTGCCGTGATTGA
- a CDS encoding radical SAM protein, whose translation MATHVNSLIWNMTRKCNFRCEYCYFPHDNSPVTETLPVDRITDFLDATGRTWKVRLTGGEPFIYPGIVDICVALTRNHIVGIDTNLSASSKIREFAERIDPARVQNFYAALHIEERERVKGVEAFIKNARLLMDSGFKVIVNYVVHPTLIGRFPADREFYAAHGVNITPRPFKGEYEGRRYPEAYGEQAKDIFGDHPEQGKKVAFNFQGVPCSAGHTLLRMEPDGTVLRCPGDKTVLGNILDEVALTGGPTPCTKGRCPCRGLDHVILTESQADLVEGVQFGVVGDNRASADAFGRALAGAPAHPCAENNLGVLAWRNGDREGAVRHFQTALEGRPERALYADNLEQAKAGADFDPQICLDINFPCA comes from the coding sequence ATGGCTACGCACGTAAACAGCCTGATCTGGAACATGACGCGGAAGTGCAATTTCCGTTGCGAATACTGCTACTTCCCCCACGACAACTCCCCGGTGACCGAGACCCTGCCCGTGGACAGGATCACGGACTTCCTGGACGCCACGGGCCGCACCTGGAAGGTGCGTTTGACCGGGGGCGAGCCGTTCATCTATCCGGGCATCGTGGACATCTGCGTGGCACTTACCCGAAACCATATCGTAGGCATCGACACCAACCTGTCCGCGTCTTCTAAAATACGGGAGTTCGCCGAGCGTATCGACCCGGCGCGGGTGCAGAATTTCTACGCCGCCCTGCATATCGAGGAGCGGGAGCGGGTCAAGGGAGTCGAGGCCTTCATCAAAAACGCCCGGCTGCTTATGGACTCGGGCTTCAAGGTCATCGTCAACTACGTGGTTCATCCGACGCTTATCGGTCGCTTCCCGGCGGACCGCGAGTTCTATGCCGCGCACGGCGTGAACATCACCCCGCGCCCGTTCAAGGGCGAATACGAGGGGAGGCGCTATCCCGAGGCCTACGGTGAGCAGGCCAAGGACATCTTCGGCGACCACCCGGAACAGGGAAAGAAGGTCGCCTTCAATTTCCAGGGAGTGCCCTGCTCGGCGGGCCACACCCTGTTGCGCATGGAGCCTGACGGGACCGTGCTCCGCTGCCCCGGCGACAAGACCGTGCTGGGCAATATCCTGGACGAGGTCGCCCTGACCGGCGGCCCGACTCCGTGCACCAAGGGTCGCTGTCCTTGCCGGGGGTTGGACCACGTCATTCTGACCGAAAGCCAGGCCGACCTGGTGGAGGGCGTGCAGTTCGGCGTGGTCGGCGACAACCGCGCTTCGGCGGACGCCTTCGGACGTGCGCTGGCCGGCGCTCCTGCCCATCCCTGCGCCGAAAACAACCTCGGCGTGCTGGCGTGGCGAAACGGCGACCGCGAGGGGGCCGTGCGTCATTTTCAGACAGCCCTGGAAGGCCGCCCGGAGCGCGCGCTCTACGCGGACAATCTCGAACAGGCAAAGGCGGGTGCGGACTTCGACCCGCAGATCTGCCTGGACATCAATTTCCCTTGTGCTTAA
- a CDS encoding polysaccharide deacetylase family protein: MDRAKTPEQGFPFQGFLCYNLFPMTREPLRILLDELDAWEKEGLTAEFWWRDDDAAEPHVALDRLFALSDRHETPCGLAVIPARAGEPLRKAVSQAHHIWVLQHGYAHKNHAPKGGGAWELGMHRPVSVIREELSQGTHKLNQLFKDRFVPVIVPPWNRIDPELLAYLPVMGFRGVSASYKKDRPEVPEGLRRADAHCDLLNWKDKAHGARFAGSDKCLAGLIGHLRDKRTGEADPSEPTCVLSHHLEMDEAAWDFLETTLSAIREHPAAAWVSPVQIWPAN; this comes from the coding sequence ATGGATCGCGCCAAAACGCCAGAACAGGGGTTTCCCTTTCAGGGGTTCCTCTGCTACAACCTTTTTCCAATGACCCGAGAACCGTTACGCATACTTCTGGACGAGCTGGACGCCTGGGAAAAAGAAGGCCTGACCGCCGAATTCTGGTGGCGCGACGACGACGCCGCCGAGCCCCACGTTGCTCTGGACCGGCTCTTCGCCCTGAGCGATCGCCACGAGACCCCCTGCGGTCTGGCCGTGATCCCGGCTCGGGCCGGCGAACCCCTGCGCAAGGCCGTGTCCCAGGCCCATCACATCTGGGTCCTGCAGCACGGCTACGCCCACAAGAACCACGCGCCCAAGGGCGGCGGCGCCTGGGAGCTGGGCATGCATCGCCCCGTCTCCGTCATCCGCGAGGAACTGAGCCAGGGAACACACAAGCTGAACCAGCTGTTCAAGGACCGCTTCGTGCCCGTGATCGTGCCGCCGTGGAATCGCATCGACCCGGAACTGCTAGCGTATCTTCCGGTCATGGGCTTCAGGGGCGTTTCGGCCAGCTACAAGAAGGACCGTCCCGAAGTGCCCGAAGGACTGCGCCGGGCCGATGCCCATTGCGACCTTCTGAACTGGAAGGACAAGGCGCACGGCGCTCGCTTTGCCGGAAGCGACAAATGCCTGGCCGGGCTGATCGGCCATCTCCGGGACAAACGCACGGGCGAAGCCGATCCCTCGGAGCCCACCTGCGTCCTGTCCCACCACCTGGAGATGGACGAGGCGGCCTGGGATTTTCTGGAGACGACGCTCTCCGCAATCAGGGAACACCCCGCCGCCGCCTGGGTGTCCCCTGTCCAGATATGGCCCGCTAACTGA
- a CDS encoding GNAT family N-acetyltransferase: protein MTVTLRRVRPGDIDGVCSLLHTYMNPDFPVERWQKLFEPTWCVDNPDMGIVAVDKTKNGQEIVGFHGHVCSHRTVGTRQERFVNFSSWYLRKEYRGQGLGRKMLEMATSQPETTYVVCSLSPKRVEYFKTLGMDVLDTERLLWRKDGHLFDNLELIHDPETIARYANPDELTVLEDHKGLNVTPVLASTRCTQCLMLLSLAKKDEGRLYYDVLYRSNPGLFTDRVRDIAEALLPEGNCVLAADRRFVENDGPGAEVEQIKSPRFYKTGRVRPRNVDLAYSEIVLLDLKLD from the coding sequence ATGACCGTTACGCTACGCCGGGTTCGCCCCGGTGATATCGATGGGGTGTGCTCGCTGCTGCATACGTACATGAACCCGGACTTCCCCGTTGAGCGGTGGCAGAAACTTTTCGAGCCTACGTGGTGCGTGGACAACCCGGACATGGGCATCGTGGCCGTGGATAAAACCAAAAATGGACAGGAGATCGTGGGCTTTCATGGCCACGTCTGCTCCCACCGCACCGTGGGCACCCGCCAGGAGCGGTTCGTGAATTTTTCCTCCTGGTACCTGCGCAAGGAATACCGGGGCCAAGGCCTGGGCCGGAAGATGCTCGAAATGGCCACCTCCCAACCGGAAACCACCTACGTGGTCTGCTCTCTCTCGCCCAAGCGCGTGGAGTATTTCAAGACTCTCGGCATGGATGTGCTCGACACCGAGCGGCTGCTTTGGCGCAAGGACGGCCACCTCTTCGACAACCTCGAACTGATCCACGACCCGGAAACCATCGCCCGCTACGCCAACCCGGACGAGCTGACCGTGCTCGAAGACCACAAGGGGCTCAACGTCACGCCCGTGCTCGCCTCCACCCGGTGCACACAGTGCCTCATGCTGCTCTCCCTAGCCAAAAAGGACGAAGGGCGGCTCTATTACGACGTGCTCTATCGCTCCAACCCCGGCTTGTTCACTGACCGCGTCCGCGACATCGCCGAAGCCCTGCTGCCCGAAGGCAACTGCGTGCTCGCCGCCGACCGCCGCTTCGTGGAAAATGACGGCCCCGGAGCCGAAGTGGAACAAATCAAATCGCCGCGCTTCTACAAAACCGGCCGGGTCAGACCTAGAAACGTCGACCTCGCCTACTCCGAAATAGTACTCCTGGACCTCAAGCTGGATTAA
- a CDS encoding LysR family transcriptional regulator — MELYQLKTFVAVAEEGNLTRAAERVFASQPAVSAHIKALEEELGLPLFVRTPRGMQLTDIGKGLKLKADSILLAAADMLDQANRFRKDLTGDLSVALNTDSEFLRISALVTTLAETHPGLMLKFHLSSSHRILKDLRDRRIDAGFSFFENHYAEVEVLKLKTMPVRIVAPAAWAARVEGKSVDQLAELPWIKPHDDCPFMQVMNGVFEDSGIIMDQCIGADSEDIIRELVAAGKGLSLIKEHDALNMVRAGTAVICETGPELSLNINFCYAKTRRNDPLIQALLDAVAAVWQDGDAVEAE, encoded by the coding sequence ATGGAACTCTATCAGCTTAAGACGTTCGTGGCCGTGGCCGAGGAAGGCAACCTTACGCGCGCCGCCGAGCGCGTGTTCGCCAGCCAACCCGCCGTGTCGGCGCACATCAAGGCCCTGGAAGAAGAACTCGGCCTGCCGCTCTTCGTGCGTACCCCGCGTGGCATGCAGCTGACCGACATCGGCAAGGGACTCAAGCTCAAAGCAGACTCCATCCTTCTGGCCGCCGCCGACATGCTCGACCAGGCCAACCGGTTCCGCAAGGACCTCACCGGCGACCTGAGCGTGGCCCTGAATACGGATTCCGAGTTCCTGCGCATCTCCGCCCTGGTGACCACTCTGGCCGAAACCCACCCCGGGCTCATGCTCAAGTTCCACCTCTCCTCCTCCCACCGCATCCTCAAGGATCTGCGCGACCGGCGCATCGATGCGGGGTTCTCCTTCTTCGAAAATCACTACGCCGAGGTCGAAGTGCTCAAGCTCAAGACCATGCCCGTGCGCATCGTGGCCCCGGCCGCCTGGGCCGCTCGCGTGGAAGGCAAATCCGTGGACCAGCTCGCCGAACTGCCATGGATCAAGCCCCATGACGACTGCCCCTTCATGCAGGTCATGAACGGCGTCTTCGAAGACTCCGGCATCATCATGGATCAGTGCATCGGTGCCGACTCCGAAGACATCATCCGTGAACTCGTGGCGGCCGGAAAAGGACTCTCCCTGATCAAGGAGCACGACGCCCTCAACATGGTTCGCGCAGGCACCGCCGTTATCTGTGAAACCGGCCCGGAGCTCTCCCTCAATATCAACTTCTGCTACGCCAAGACCCGCCGCAACGATCCGCTCATCCAGGCCCTGCTCGACGCCGTGGCCGCCGTCTGGCAGGACGGCGACGCAGTAGAGGCGGAATAG
- a CDS encoding LysR family transcriptional regulator, which translates to MPSMELYQLRTFVAVAEEGNFTKAGKRVHATQPAVSSHIKSLEEELGVLLFDRTPRGVELTAAGSELIGDAIEVLDAAEKLQVRAVTLQGEVSGKLAIGLCTDPQYLNVSGLLEHIGERFPKLNLKLVQSPSGVILNELRAKNLDAGFIFSGNPYRDVTALRLAEPGYVIMGAARWQQKLERATPDELAEFTWVMPTTHCPFRELQLNIFKEFSISPAQTIGADSEQVIRQLVVDGKALSLVREDEAPELVASGRAVVCPSLGRHPVELNFVYRTAQAEDPALRALTDVVRQLWSL; encoded by the coding sequence ATGCCTTCCATGGAACTCTATCAGCTCAGAACATTCGTCGCCGTGGCCGAGGAGGGAAACTTCACCAAGGCGGGAAAACGCGTGCACGCCACCCAGCCCGCCGTGTCTTCGCACATCAAGAGCCTGGAAGAAGAACTGGGCGTACTCCTCTTCGACCGCACCCCGCGCGGCGTGGAGTTGACCGCCGCCGGCAGCGAACTGATCGGCGACGCCATCGAGGTGCTTGATGCCGCGGAAAAGCTCCAGGTGCGGGCCGTAACTCTCCAGGGCGAGGTCTCCGGAAAGCTCGCCATAGGCCTCTGCACCGACCCGCAATACCTCAACGTCTCTGGCCTGCTTGAACACATCGGCGAGCGGTTCCCCAAGCTGAACCTCAAGCTGGTGCAGTCGCCCTCCGGCGTCATCCTGAATGAACTCAGGGCCAAGAATCTGGATGCCGGGTTCATTTTTTCAGGCAATCCCTACCGGGACGTCACCGCCCTGCGCCTGGCCGAGCCGGGGTATGTGATAATGGGTGCGGCCCGCTGGCAGCAAAAGCTTGAGCGCGCCACGCCGGATGAGCTCGCGGAATTCACCTGGGTCATGCCTACCACCCATTGCCCTTTCCGCGAACTACAGCTCAATATTTTCAAGGAGTTCTCCATATCCCCGGCACAGACCATCGGGGCCGACTCGGAACAGGTCATCCGCCAGTTGGTGGTTGATGGCAAGGCGCTCTCCCTGGTGCGCGAGGACGAGGCGCCGGAACTCGTCGCCTCTGGCCGGGCCGTGGTCTGCCCTTCCCTGGGGCGCCATCCCGTGGAACTGAATTTCGTCTACCGCACCGCCCAGGCCGAAGACCCGGCCCTGCGCGCGCTGACCGACGTGGTCCGCCAACTTTGGTCCCTGTGA
- a CDS encoding sensor histidine kinase, which translates to MTNGIRQFFLVVSLLLSLCAVAGTAHCQPEKRVLLLNSYNQDLAWTASITRGAMEALAEREGEVKVFVEYMDTKNHYSPQYLALLEEQYRFKYRNVRFDAIIASDDNAANFVLRHHHDLFLDAPMVFCGVNDFDLPKRPDFTNATGVLEFTDIASTIRAALSLQPGLKRLYVVCDDTTSGKIGRGHVERTLPDFRDRLDVTWLDDKSLAELRGDLAKLPPDSAVLLVMYNRDRLGNWFTYAEVARVLSQASTAPIYGMWDFFLDKGILGGMITSGAKQGELAARKALRILDGTRAADIPVVLEKANGYVFDYAVLQRFGLDPDRVPEGGIMINVPESLITKYTFEFWTAILFITLLSMAVVILLLNNRARRVAEQELEELSHYQEALIEDRTNELVQRSRELEVANYELRKLDDLKTSVLNTVSHDLRTPLTSVLGFCKIIGRDFKKYFVPACRKNETLKARGRRIISNLAIVENEGERLTRMINDFLDLSKIESGRMVWNDGTLDPASFIDQARPVLEGYFSDTDVTLNIDVEGTLPAINADPDRLHQVLNNLISNAAKFTEKGSVTLTAKAGEEGVDFIVSDTGVGIPQDKLESIFDKFYQVARSKSDTRAARGSGMGLAISKRIAEHYGGSITASSVLGSGSTFTFTIPVTH; encoded by the coding sequence ATGACGAATGGAATTCGCCAGTTTTTTCTTGTGGTTTCTCTGCTGCTGAGCCTGTGCGCGGTGGCGGGAACGGCTCACTGTCAGCCGGAAAAGCGGGTCCTGCTGCTTAATTCGTACAATCAGGATCTTGCCTGGACCGCGAGCATCACTCGCGGAGCCATGGAAGCGCTCGCCGAGCGGGAAGGTGAGGTAAAGGTGTTCGTGGAGTACATGGACACCAAGAACCACTACTCCCCGCAATATCTCGCCCTGCTGGAAGAGCAGTATCGTTTTAAATACCGGAATGTCCGTTTCGATGCGATCATCGCGTCCGATGACAACGCGGCTAATTTCGTGTTGCGCCACCATCATGACCTGTTCCTGGATGCCCCCATGGTCTTTTGCGGGGTCAATGATTTCGACCTGCCCAAGAGGCCCGATTTCACCAACGCCACGGGCGTGCTCGAATTTACCGACATCGCCTCCACCATTCGTGCCGCCTTGAGCCTGCAACCCGGCCTGAAACGGCTTTACGTGGTGTGCGACGACACCACGTCGGGAAAGATAGGCCGAGGTCACGTGGAACGGACTCTGCCCGACTTCAGGGACCGGCTCGACGTTACCTGGCTGGACGACAAGTCCCTGGCCGAGCTCAGGGGCGACCTGGCCAAGCTGCCTCCGGATTCTGCCGTGCTGCTCGTTATGTACAACAGGGATCGGCTGGGGAATTGGTTCACCTATGCCGAGGTCGCCCGCGTACTGAGCCAAGCGAGCACTGCACCGATTTACGGTATGTGGGATTTCTTCCTGGACAAGGGCATCCTCGGGGGCATGATCACCTCCGGAGCGAAGCAGGGGGAACTGGCGGCACGCAAAGCGTTGCGGATACTGGACGGGACCCGGGCCGCAGACATTCCGGTGGTCCTGGAAAAAGCCAACGGCTACGTGTTTGATTACGCCGTGCTGCAGCGCTTCGGGCTGGACCCGGACAGGGTTCCCGAGGGCGGCATCATGATCAACGTGCCCGAGTCGCTGATAACGAAATACACCTTTGAATTCTGGACCGCCATTCTGTTCATCACCCTGCTCTCCATGGCCGTTGTCATTCTGCTGCTCAACAATCGCGCCCGGCGCGTAGCCGAGCAGGAACTCGAGGAGCTCAGCCATTACCAGGAAGCGCTGATCGAAGACAGGACCAACGAACTGGTGCAGCGCTCCCGCGAGCTTGAGGTAGCCAACTACGAGCTGCGCAAGCTCGACGACCTCAAGACGTCAGTGCTGAATACCGTCTCCCACGACCTGCGGACCCCGCTGACGTCGGTTCTCGGTTTCTGCAAGATCATCGGACGGGATTTCAAAAAATACTTCGTTCCTGCCTGCCGCAAAAACGAAACCCTGAAGGCCAGGGGAAGGCGCATCATCTCCAACCTCGCCATCGTGGAAAACGAGGGGGAACGACTGACAAGAATGATCAATGATTTCCTGGATCTCTCCAAGATAGAATCTGGCAGGATGGTCTGGAACGACGGCACGCTCGATCCGGCCTCATTCATAGATCAGGCCCGGCCCGTATTGGAGGGATATTTCAGCGACACCGACGTTACCCTGAACATTGACGTCGAAGGGACGCTGCCAGCCATCAATGCAGATCCGGACCGGTTGCACCAGGTCCTCAACAACCTGATCAGCAACGCGGCCAAATTCACGGAAAAGGGCTCGGTGACCCTCACTGCCAAGGCCGGAGAGGAAGGGGTCGATTTCATTGTCTCGGATACCGGCGTGGGCATTCCGCAGGACAAGCTGGAGAGCATTTTCGACAAGTTCTACCAGGTGGCCCGGTCCAAATCCGACACCCGGGCGGCCCGCGGCAGCGGCATGGGGCTGGCCATCTCCAAGCGTATCGCCGAGCACTACGGCGGCTCCATCACCGCGAGCAGCGTCCTGGGCAGCGGCTCGACCTTCACCTTCACCATTCCGGTCACACATTAG
- a CDS encoding tetratricopeptide repeat protein has product MKRILLAIVILAALFAATGCDRGGGPGREDIEHAREAYSKGLYLEAEKNYERYLQDEPQGRFRTEAWNRLSEIAISVKGDLDRAVVLLEAMYLELGTDPEAAWRIMFQLGDIYAQLGNRSKALESFEKCMVYAVESPEHTYVTQLRMAKLYRNMGNYDMVAVTLENCADSAKDDDAKARCLYELAQSYSFISNWNQSRRALETLLSLDGVKEQTRVLAVFLLADIYENERDYNKARELLQSIVKTYPNPKVVETRLANLPYIEPQKEIPQPPQN; this is encoded by the coding sequence ATGAAGCGAATATTGCTGGCCATTGTCATCCTTGCCGCGCTTTTCGCCGCGACCGGCTGCGACCGGGGCGGCGGACCGGGCCGGGAAGACATCGAGCACGCCCGCGAGGCCTACTCCAAGGGACTCTACCTGGAGGCGGAAAAGAACTATGAGCGCTACCTGCAGGACGAGCCGCAGGGCAGGTTCCGCACCGAGGCGTGGAATCGGCTGAGCGAGATCGCCATCAGCGTCAAAGGCGACCTGGATCGCGCCGTGGTGCTGCTGGAGGCCATGTATCTGGAGTTGGGCACCGACCCGGAGGCCGCCTGGCGAATCATGTTTCAACTCGGCGATATCTATGCGCAATTAGGAAACAGAAGTAAGGCGCTGGAGTCATTCGAAAAGTGCATGGTGTACGCGGTGGAGTCGCCGGAGCACACCTATGTTACGCAGTTGCGCATGGCCAAGCTGTACCGGAACATGGGCAATTACGACATGGTGGCCGTGACGCTGGAGAATTGCGCCGATTCCGCCAAGGACGACGATGCCAAGGCGCGCTGTCTCTATGAACTTGCCCAGAGCTACAGCTTCATCTCCAACTGGAATCAGTCGCGCCGCGCCCTGGAGACCCTGTTGTCCCTGGATGGCGTCAAGGAGCAGACCCGCGTCCTGGCCGTCTTTCTGCTGGCCGACATCTACGAGAACGAACGGGATTACAACAAGGCCCGGGAGCTTCTGCAATCCATCGTGAAGACCTACCCCAACCCCAAGGTCGTCGAGACCAGACTGGCCAATCTCCCATACATCGAGCCCCAAAAGGAAATCCCCCAGCCGCCGCAGAACTGA